Proteins encoded by one window of Anopheles maculipalpis chromosome 2RL, idAnoMacuDA_375_x, whole genome shotgun sequence:
- the LOC126556636 gene encoding uncharacterized protein LOC126556636, translating into MDARIGLEYIIENNDYVNKLGLALDTNNVTVKKQIFELLSTLCAFSANGYKRAIETLEHYKSIKGERYRLNLVVSELDKATAVEYQIALLAFVNCVIISAGSLKDRIRMRNEFIGLNLIPVLNNLRRTASSVPDIASQLEVFDEQQECDLSQSLQVPDGIDLNSHLDVFNAILAQVAGTPQATPFLSILQHLLQIDPKEQISDIVWDTAETLVHRATLLEDKEASARLLRAPSVQKFFTCPHCRGDLSGGPARRPSIGSSLQPSPSTTFNPPPPPPPAQCAAAPPPPPPPGGGTAPPPPPPPPLAGGRAPPPPPPPMAGGPPPPAPPAPPAPNLLAVQANANGTLARSKTPDEQIVIVKPLPQQETPVPRAKMKTINWNKIPPQRVLGKQNIWSIVADSHQDSPMADLNWDEMEGLFCLQTQTQGSPKLGHRSGASGGDGSNGGGTDTPDSRKSRKENEITLLDGKRSLNVNIFLKQFRTSNEDIIQLIRNGEHEDIGAEKLRGLLKLLPEVDELEMLRAFDGDNNRLGNAEKFLLQLVQVPNYKLRIESMLLKEEFKANLMYLEPNIHAMLFAGEDLMNNKALQEVLYMVVVAGNFLNSGGYAGNAAGVKLSSLQKLTDIRANKPGMNLIHFVALQAEKKNSSLLEFPGQLTMLENATKTTVEQISNEVNAIDNRIKKIKKQIELPKTEEDIKLQMEEFLSAAEQDVLMLQRALKQLEAMRLQLAEFFCEDMATFKMEECFKIFHIFSEKFQHAVKDNEKRRVQEEQAMIRRKQREETLRRRQSNQPGTPVSDSEGSLLLDASQYDLRYSPAMSRRRLGSFNSNGDALLMRDECASPDITPNGSLRRRRSRVLSEEDEGNLMDFLRSSGHESSNRERKSAAYGSLDRSWARRARSGSGSKKRPDLLNVQFGADRERPSSPSPIAESKPLAVEEHKPRISREWRQKIESWLQANEQDERQNDDYKKKLKRVTANRRSYETDNESDRGSKLDPLPEEKPPTVTSPEPPSVPRIVAPAGQGQASVASPLATEQQQLFGGPMTYKRVYPNWRPATSLEQTDVVGTIEALTGAASPDADKSPWRKSVLNTANTATDSDDPSNPRYRRQRSREGPNPSSNLQSILEEDKRKNIIQSLGERPPSDRLQIYIRRGSDNPPPVTSADSSPTSATKGTANGEEHKQSIYIRQPVGNEKQHNSAGTSSTISSSTASTISGSEVVGGAAGDTTTSPSSGAVAPPPRRTRRAHHVYDESTNNKIEIDSDNIETPPSIRRNVGGIGGAGAASVASGGGSCRRLHHQSQSDSKDSHLLLANDSGKGSSAADSTGTEVLGDGQFDRFSSARRTRRFKRPIDLGASGTGSGNETTTTTATTASPSPDSLPDSTTQSPLLLATNVTSTGKDSSAKHEQEQRLKRWQDKLKSSTDTTKTTISPSLNGRESPRSHAEAVLNRASKVGRTISRISQEDVREAIRSLKSPTPERTWSPTKDIHQQHVKGVPIAHELNDEGFEETQSLVSDTPSQGKESVSSCNDYGSDTKSKRVVAATPATTTKLSSPAPVTNLKTSRTNSPSMASLLMVKNGSSGLERSRSLRGAPTTGGSPVSKNLLPRRTASMRRGTTSNTTTAGSTTSMDGSTPSLLRPIARQAQDVERSNSRTSLRSSRSSLSSAVSTNTVRKVPPPPLRSGPNNSSSSSSTFSKTFSPLSTMATSTLSANSSPSKRPLGTATSGNIGHRGAPASRSSSSGSSIGPTATIVRKPPAAKSAAKENQLHSSTGGRIPPGSKSTSSGSLTGSGTGGGGGGGGGGVSPTPATGRQSVTAQQQAAVTNRRTSGFMRPTTSSATKVKGK; encoded by the exons gATTAAACCTCATACCagtattaaataatttaag GCGCACGGCCAGCAGCGTTCCGGACATTGCCTCCCAGCTAGAGGTGTTCGACGAGCAGCAAGAATGCGACCTTTCCCAGAGCCTCCAAGTGCCGGACGGGATCGATCTGAACTCGCATCTTGATGTCTTCAATGCAATTCTAGCCCAG GTGGCCGGCACCCCGCAAGCAACGCCATTTCTAAGCATACTTCAGCATTTGCTGCAGATTGACCCGAAGGAGCAGATCAGTGACATCGTTTGGGATACGGCCGAAACGCTCGTACACCGGGCCACACTGCTGGAGGACAAGGAAGCCTCTGCCCGCCTGCTAAGGGCACCGAGCGTCCAGAAATTCTTCACCTGTCCCCACTGTCGGGGCGATCTGAGCGGAGGCCCAGCGCGTCGCCCCTCCATTGGCAGTTCGCTGCAACCCTCGCCAAGCACAACCTTCaatccgccaccaccaccaccacctgctCAGTGTGCCGCggcacctccaccaccacctccgcccGGTGGTGGAACtgctcctccaccaccacctccgccACCCCTTGCCGGTGGTcgagcaccaccaccaccacctccgcccATGGCCGgtggaccaccaccaccggcaccacCGGCCCCGCCGGCACCCAACCTGCTTGCCGTGCAGGCCAACGCAAACGGTACACTGGCCCGGTCGAAAACACCGGATGAGCAGATCGTAATAGTAAAACCACTACCGCAACAGGAAACACCAGTGCCGCGTGCCAAGATGAAAACTATCAACTGGAACAAAATTCCACCCCAGCGGGTACtaggcaaacaaaacatctgGTCGATAGTGGCCGATTCGCACCAGGACAGTCCAATGGCTGATTTGAACTGGGACGAAATGGAAGGACTGTTTTGCTTGCAGACGCAAACGCAAGGTTCACCGAAACTGGGCCATCGTTCGGGCGCGTCCGGGGGTGACGGAAGCAACGGTGGTGGTACGGACACGCCGGATTCACGCAAATCGCGCAAGGAAAACGAAATCACGCTGCTGGACGGTAAGCGCAGCCTGAACGTGAACATCTTCCTGAAGCAGTTCCGCACCTCGAACGAGGACATCATACAGCTGATACGGAACGGTGAGCATGAGGACATTGGGGCGGAGAAGCTGCGCGGACTGCTCAAGCTGTTGCCGGAGGTGGACGAGCTGGAGATGCTGCGAGCCTTCGATGGCGATAATAACCGGTTGGGCAATGCGGAGAAGTTTCTGCTGCAGCTGGTACAAGTGCCTAA TTATAAGTTAAGAATCGAAAGTATGTTGCTGAAGGAAGAATTTAAGGCGAATCTGATGTATTTGGAGCCAAACATACATGCAATGCTATTTGCTGGTGAAG ATCTGATGAACAATAAAGCACTCCAGGAGGTACTGTACATGGTCGTGGTAGCTGGTAACTTCCTTAACTCGGGAGGATACGCAGGTAATGCGGCTGGCGTCAAACTGTCCTCGCTGCAGAAGCTCACCGATATCCGTGCGAACAAACCGGGCATGAATCTGATACACTTTGTGGCGCTGCAGGCTGAGAAGAAGAATTCCTCCTTGTTGGAATTCCCCGGACAACTAACAATGTTGGAGAACGCGACCAA aACCACTGTCGAGCAGATAAGCAACGAGGTGAACGCCATCGACAATCGCATCAAAAAGATCAAGAAACAGATCGAACTCCCGAAGACGGAGGAAGACATCAAGCTCCAGATGGAGGAGTTCCTTAGT GCAGCGGAACAGGACGTCCTGATGCTACAGCGAGCACTGAAACAGCTGGAAGCGATGCGCCTTCAGTTGGCCGAATTCTTCTGCGAGGATATGGCCACGTTCAAGATGGaggaatgtttcaaaattttccacaTCTTTAGCGAAAAGTTCCAGCACGCTGTTAAGGACAACGAGAAGCGCCGTGTACAGGAGGAACAGGCCATGATACGTAGGAAGCAGCGGGAAGAAACACTTAGGAGAAGGCAAT CTAATCAACCCGGAACACCGGTGTCCGATTCGGAAGGTAGTCTGCTGCTGGACGCATCGCAGTACGATCTACGCTACAGTCCAGCAATGTCTCGTCGACGTTTAGGGTCGTTCAATAGCAACGGAGATGCGCTGCTGATGCGAGACGAATGTGCCTCCCCGGACATTACACCGAACGGGAGCCTTAGACGACGCCGCAGCCGAGTGCTTTCGGAGGAAGATGAAGGTAATCTCATGGACTTTTTGCGCTCGTCCGGCCACGAGAGTAGCAATCGGGAGCGCAAGTCTGCTGCTTACGGTAGCTTAGATAGATCCTGGGCACGACGGGCCCGCTCAGGCAGCGGTAGTAAGAAGCGTCCAGATCTGCTGAACGTACAGTTCGGTGCAGATCGTGAACGGCCTAGCTCACCTTCACCCATAGCCGAATCGAAGCCGCTCGCGGTGGAAGAACACAAACCGAG AATTTCCAGGGAATGGCGGCAAAAGATCGAATCCTGGCTGCAGGCGAACGAGCAGGACGAGCGACAGAACGACGACTACAAAAAGAAGCTCAAACGGGTTACTGCTAACAGGCGCTCCTACGAAACGGACAACGAAAGCGATCGGGGCAGCAAGCTGGACCCGCTGCCGGAGGAGAAACCGCCCACGGTAACCTCACCCGAACCACCCAGTGTTCCGCGAATAGTGGCCCCGGCTGGGCAGGGACAGGCGTCCGTTGCATCACCATTGGCcacggagcagcagcagctgttcGGTGGACCGATGACGTACAAACGAGTCTATCCCAATTGGCGTCCGGCGACGTCACTCGAGCAGACGGATGTCGTTGGTACGATAGAGGCCTTGACAG GTGCGGCCTCACCGGATGCGGATAAATCACCGTGGCGCAAGTCGGTTCTTAACACAGCAAACACAGCAACGGACAGTGATGATCCGTCCAATCCACGCTACCGTCGACAGCGTTCCCGCGAGGGCCCTAATCCCAGTTCCAATCTCCAATCAATCCTTGAAGAGGACAAGCGCAAAAACATTATCCAATCGTTGGGTGAACGGCCACCATCAGATCGGCTACAGATCTACATCCGTCGGGGATCGGATAACCCGCCACCTGTAACATCGGCAGACAGTTCGCCCACCTCTGCCACCAAGGGTACCGCCAATGGAGAGGAGCACAAGCAGTCGATTTACATCCGACAGCCGGTCGGTAATGAAAAGCAGCACAACTCAGCCGGGACATCTTCTACGATATCGTCCAGTACCGCCAGCACTATCTCCGGCTCGGAAGTGGTCGGAGGTGCGGCCGGAGACACAACTACATCACCGTCTTCTGGTGCTGTGGCTCCACCTCCCCGTCGCACGCGACGTGCGCATCACGTGTATGACGAATCAACGAACAACAAGATAGAGATCGATTCCGACAATATCGAGACACCGCCATCGATTCGCCGTAATGTCGGAGGAATTGGCGGAGCGGGTGCGGCGAGTGTAGCTTCTGGTGGCGGATCTTGCCGACGTTTGCATCACCAGAGCCAGAGCGATTCAAAGGATTCCCATTTACTGCTAGCAAACGATTCGGGTAAGGGTTCTTCGGCTGCCGATAGTACTGGTACGGAAGTGCTAGGCGATGGACAATTCGATCGGTTTTCGTCGGCTAGACGGACGCGCCGTTTTAAGCGTCCGATCGATTTGGGAGCGTCGGGAACGGGTAGCGGCAATgaaactaccaccaccacagcaACCACCGCTTCTCCATCGCCCGACTCCTTGCCAGACAGTACGACGCAGAGTCCACTACTTTTGGCCACCAATGTGACGTCGACCGGCAAGGATAGCAGTGCGAAGCATGAGCAGGAACAACGTCTGAAGCGCTGGCAGGACAAGCTAAAGTCTTCGACGGATACCACAAAAACGACCATTTCTCCGTCACTCAATGGTCGCGAATCGCCCCGTTCGCACGCTGAAGCCGTCCTGAATCGGGCCAGCAAGGTTGGGCGCACCATTAGCCGCATCAGTCAGGAGGATGTGCGTGAAGCGATTCGTAGTCTAAAATCTCCCACACCCGAACGTACCTGGAGCCCTACCAAGGACATCCACCAGCAGCACGTCAAGGGTGTTCCAATCGCGCACGAGCTCAATGACGAAGGTTTCGAGGAGACGCAGAGCCTCGTCTCAGACACACCTTCACAGGGCAAAGAAAGTGTGTCGTCCTGCAATGATTATGGGTCGGATACGAAGAGCAAGCGTGTTGTGGCTGCAACACCAGCTACCACCACAAAGCTCTCGTCTCCTGCTCCTGTTACCAACCTGAAGACAAGTCGCACCAATAGCCCAAGCATGGCCAGCCTGTTGATGGTAAAGAACGGAAGCTCGGGTCTCGAGCGGAGTCGGTCTTTGCGTGGCGCACCCACGACCGGCGGATCCCCCGTAAGCAAGAATCTCCTACCACGCCGGACCGCTTCCATGCGGCGTGGTACCACTAGCAACACCACCACAGCCGGCTCTACAACCAGTATGGATGGTTCTACGCCCAGTTTGCTTCGACCTATTGCTCGCCAAGCGCAGGACGTCGAACGGAGCAATTCCCGCACCAGTCTTCGTTCGTCCCGCTCATCCTTGAGCAGTGCTGTATCGACGAACACCGTGCGTAAGGTTCCACCTCCTCCGTTGCGTTCCGGtcccaacaacagcagcagtagctctAGCACCTTTTCCAAGACTTTCTCTCCGCTCTCTACGATGGCAACCTCGACGCTGTCGGCAAACAGTTCTCCCTCCAAACGGCCCTTGGGCACCGCTACCTCGGGCAACATCGGGCATCGTGGTGCACCGGCTAGTCGCAGCAGTTCCAGCGGTTCGAGCATCGGACCAACGGCCACCATTGTTCGCAAACCGCCCGCCGCTAAATCGGCGGCCAAGGAAAATCAGCTGCATTCGTCGACTGGCGGTCGGATACCGCCGGGAAGCAAGTCGACCAGTAGCGGTAGCTTGACCGGCTCTGGCactggaggtggtggtggtgggggagGAGGCGGTGTTAGTCCAACGCCAGCCACGGGACGTCAGTCGGTCACCGCACAACAGCAAGCGGCAGTGACCAACCGACGTACCAGTGGGTTCATGCGTCCAACTACCTCCAGTGCCACCAAAGTGAAGGGCAAGTAG